One Nocardia iowensis DNA window includes the following coding sequences:
- a CDS encoding ZIP family metal transporter: MLIALLYGLGTAVPLVIGAAIGLRWTLPKTVLASLMAFGSGTMIAAVSNELFEPAFHQAGVLIAALALFAGAGVYVVANHQIETRLGDNAIGWALMLGTVLDGVPENTALGVTLGGGGGLALLVAVAVGNVPEAISGASLMRAHGARRSGPLWLWTGTGLALVVVTVLGHALSDNLPETNISVVQAFAGGATIAVLADSLMPEAYREGGWWVGMATAAGFLVAFVLG, encoded by the coding sequence ATGCTGATTGCGTTGCTCTACGGGCTCGGCACGGCCGTACCGCTGGTGATCGGCGCCGCGATCGGCCTGCGCTGGACGTTGCCGAAGACCGTGCTCGCGTCGCTGATGGCATTCGGCTCCGGCACCATGATCGCCGCGGTGTCCAACGAACTCTTCGAGCCCGCGTTCCATCAGGCCGGCGTGCTGATCGCCGCGCTGGCGCTGTTCGCGGGCGCCGGGGTCTATGTGGTGGCCAATCATCAAATCGAAACCCGGCTGGGCGACAACGCAATCGGCTGGGCGCTCATGCTGGGCACCGTGCTCGACGGCGTCCCGGAGAACACCGCCCTCGGCGTAACCCTCGGCGGCGGTGGCGGACTCGCGCTGCTGGTCGCCGTTGCCGTTGGCAATGTGCCGGAGGCGATCAGCGGCGCTTCGCTGATGCGTGCGCACGGTGCTCGACGCTCGGGACCGCTGTGGCTATGGACGGGAACGGGTTTGGCGCTCGTCGTAGTGACCGTGCTCGGGCATGCGTTGTCCGACAACCTCCCCGAGACCAACATCAGCGTGGTACAGGCCTTCGCGGGTGGCGCGACCATCGCGGTGCTCGCCGACTCGCTGATGCCAGAGGCCTACCGCGAAGGCGGCTGGTGGGTGGGAATGGCTACCGCCGCAGGCTTTCTCGTAGCCTTCGTGCTCGGCTGA
- a CDS encoding MarR family winged helix-turn-helix transcriptional regulator, translated as MTSLHSSERLGSYVKRAEQALQTAKNAALKPAGVTVPQYAALLFLDENPGISAAALARLCGVTPPTMNTVLTNLQDRGLIERTPHAWHKNILETRLTEAGTAVMRDADARAVRVERAVAAGFTDAERATLQDLLTRCADLFDAVRPETPAAQKK; from the coding sequence ATGACGTCCCTGCACTCCTCCGAGCGCCTCGGCTCCTACGTGAAGCGCGCCGAGCAGGCACTGCAAACGGCGAAAAACGCCGCGTTGAAGCCCGCGGGCGTCACCGTGCCGCAGTACGCCGCCTTGCTTTTCCTCGACGAGAACCCCGGCATCTCGGCCGCCGCCCTGGCCCGGCTATGCGGCGTGACGCCACCGACGATGAACACCGTGCTGACCAACCTGCAGGACCGTGGCCTCATCGAACGAACCCCGCACGCGTGGCACAAGAACATCCTGGAAACCCGTCTCACCGAAGCGGGCACCGCCGTCATGCGGGATGCCGACGCCCGCGCGGTCCGGGTGGAACGCGCGGTGGCCGCCGGATTCACCGATGCCGAACGCGCCACCCTGCAAGATCTGCTCACCCGCTGCGCGGATCTCTTCGATGCCGTACGGCCCGAAACCCCTGCTGCCCAAAAGAAGTGA
- a CDS encoding SMP-30/gluconolactonase/LRE family protein codes for MSSIAIALTCAAVAACGTTEEAAAPAISTAFELPSDRAYPEGIAADPRTGDTYVGSYTTGAVYRATPGARQAETFLPEGADGRRTANGLKVDQAGRLWVTDSTAGVTVYDTTTRALIARFEVPGAAARFVNDLAITPDGTVYLTDSVRGVVYRVTADQVADAAAHGGRAELATQFDLNAATAPHDPAGLALNGIAADPAGNYLLVVDMNAGNLYRISLAPNSTDPIRKVTMHGGNLAHGDGLDLNDNTLWAAQNTTNTITRWTLTDNGSTATLNHHITDESLSIPTTLIHHNNQTLVVSSQFDKGGPMGPGIPNPFTVVTVNGI; via the coding sequence ATGTCGTCCATTGCCATCGCGCTGACCTGCGCCGCCGTCGCGGCCTGTGGAACCACCGAAGAGGCCGCGGCCCCCGCGATCAGTACCGCCTTCGAACTGCCGAGCGACCGCGCCTACCCAGAGGGCATCGCCGCCGATCCGCGCACCGGCGACACCTATGTGGGGTCGTACACCACCGGGGCCGTCTACCGAGCCACGCCCGGCGCCAGGCAGGCCGAGACCTTCCTGCCCGAAGGCGCCGACGGCCGCAGGACCGCCAATGGCCTGAAGGTCGACCAGGCGGGCCGTCTGTGGGTGACCGACTCGACCGCCGGAGTTACCGTGTACGACACCACGACTCGCGCCCTCATCGCCCGCTTCGAGGTACCCGGTGCGGCAGCGCGCTTCGTCAACGATCTCGCCATCACCCCCGACGGCACCGTATACCTGACCGATTCCGTGCGCGGCGTCGTCTATCGCGTCACCGCCGACCAAGTGGCGGACGCCGCCGCCCACGGCGGACGCGCTGAACTGGCAACACAATTCGATCTGAACGCCGCCACCGCACCACACGATCCCGCAGGCCTCGCCTTGAACGGCATCGCCGCCGACCCCGCAGGCAACTACCTACTCGTCGTCGACATGAACGCAGGCAACCTGTACCGAATCAGCCTCGCCCCCAACAGCACCGACCCGATTCGCAAAGTAACCATGCACGGCGGAAACCTGGCTCACGGCGACGGCCTCGACCTCAACGACAACACCCTGTGGGCCGCCCAGAACACCACCAACACCATCACCCGCTGGACCCTCACCGACAACGGCTCCACCGCCACCCTGAACCACCACATCACCGACGAATCCCTGTCCATCCCCACCACCCTGATCCACCACAACAACCAAACCCTCGTCGTCTCCTCCCAATTCGACAAAGGCGGCCCCATGGGCCCCGGCATCCCCAACCCGTTCACCGTCGTCACCGTCAACGGAATCTGA
- the groL gene encoding chaperonin GroEL (60 kDa chaperone family; promotes refolding of misfolded polypeptides especially under stressful conditions; forms two stacked rings of heptamers to form a barrel-shaped 14mer; ends can be capped by GroES; misfolded proteins enter the barrel where they are refolded when GroES binds), which translates to MAKTIAYDEEARRGLERGLNALADAVKVTLGPKGRNVVLEKKWGAPTITNDGVSIAKEIELEDPYEKIGAELVKEVAKKTDDVAGDGTTTATVLAQALVREGLRNVAAGANPLGLKRGIEKAVEAVTARLLDSAKEIDTKEQIAATAGISAGDSSIGELIAEAMDKVGKEGVITVEESNTFGLQLELTEGMRFDKGYISGYFVTDPERQEAVLEDPYILLVGSKISTVKDLLPLLEKVIQAGKPLLIIAEDVEGEALSTLVVNKIRGTFKSVAVKAPGFGDRRKAQLADIAILTGGEVISEEVGLSLETAGIELLGQARKVVITKDETTIVEGAGDAEAIKGRVAQIRAEIENSDSDYDREKLQERLAKLAGGVAVIKAGAATEVELKERKHRIEDAVRNAKAAVEEGIVAGGGVALLQSAPALDDLKLSGDEATGANIVRVALSAPLKQIAFNAGLEPGVVAEKVSNLPAGHGLNADSGVYEDLLAAGVADPVKVTRSALQNAASIAALFLTTEAVVADKPEKSAAPAGDPTGGMGGMDF; encoded by the coding sequence ATGGCCAAGACAATTGCGTACGACGAAGAGGCCCGTCGCGGTCTCGAGCGGGGTCTGAACGCCCTCGCCGACGCGGTCAAGGTGACGTTGGGCCCCAAGGGTCGCAACGTTGTCCTGGAGAAGAAGTGGGGCGCCCCCACGATCACCAACGATGGTGTTTCCATCGCCAAGGAGATCGAGCTGGAGGACCCGTACGAGAAGATCGGCGCCGAGCTGGTCAAGGAAGTCGCCAAGAAGACGGACGACGTCGCGGGCGACGGCACCACCACCGCCACCGTGCTCGCCCAGGCGCTCGTGCGTGAGGGTCTGCGCAACGTCGCGGCCGGCGCGAACCCGCTGGGTCTGAAGCGCGGTATCGAGAAGGCCGTCGAGGCCGTCACGGCTCGCCTGCTCGACTCGGCCAAGGAGATCGACACCAAGGAGCAGATCGCTGCTACCGCGGGCATCTCGGCCGGCGACTCGTCCATCGGTGAGCTCATCGCCGAGGCCATGGACAAGGTCGGCAAGGAAGGCGTTATCACCGTCGAGGAGAGCAACACCTTCGGGCTCCAGCTGGAGCTGACCGAGGGCATGCGCTTCGACAAGGGCTACATCTCGGGTTACTTCGTCACCGACCCGGAGCGTCAGGAAGCGGTCCTCGAGGATCCGTACATCCTGCTGGTCGGCTCGAAGATCTCGACCGTCAAGGACCTGCTGCCGCTGCTGGAGAAGGTCATCCAGGCCGGCAAGCCGCTGCTGATCATCGCCGAGGACGTCGAGGGCGAAGCCCTGTCCACTCTGGTGGTCAACAAGATCCGTGGCACCTTCAAGTCTGTCGCCGTCAAGGCGCCGGGCTTCGGTGACCGCCGCAAGGCGCAGCTCGCCGACATCGCCATCCTCACCGGTGGCGAGGTCATCAGCGAAGAGGTCGGCCTCTCCCTGGAGACCGCCGGCATCGAGCTGCTCGGCCAGGCCCGCAAGGTGGTCATCACCAAGGACGAGACCACCATCGTCGAGGGTGCGGGCGACGCGGAGGCCATCAAGGGCCGCGTTGCGCAGATCCGTGCCGAGATCGAGAACTCGGACTCGGACTACGACCGGGAGAAGCTGCAGGAGCGTCTGGCCAAGCTGGCCGGCGGTGTTGCGGTCATCAAGGCCGGTGCCGCGACCGAGGTCGAGCTCAAGGAGCGCAAGCACCGCATCGAAGATGCCGTGCGCAACGCCAAGGCTGCCGTCGAAGAGGGCATCGTCGCCGGTGGCGGCGTGGCCCTGCTGCAGTCGGCGCCTGCCCTGGACGACCTGAAGCTCAGCGGTGACGAGGCGACCGGCGCGAACATCGTGCGTGTCGCGCTGTCGGCGCCGCTGAAGCAGATCGCCTTCAACGCGGGCCTCGAGCCCGGCGTTGTCGCCGAGAAGGTCTCCAACCTGCCCGCGGGCCACGGCCTCAACGCCGACTCCGGCGTCTACGAGGACCTGCTCGCCGCCGGTGTCGCCGACCCGGTGAAGGTCACCCGCTCCGCGCTGCAGAACGCGGCGTCCATCGCGGCTCTGTTCCTCACCACCGAGGCCGTCGTCGCCGACAAGCCGGAAAAGTCCGCCGCTCCCGCCGGCGACCCGACCGGTGGCATGGGCGGCATGGACTTCTGA
- a CDS encoding suppressor of fused domain protein encodes MSEAPGWNAIDGALQPLYGDIEPFHWATDHRWSLGGPDPLDGISAYTRTDPVPHWHYISYGMTELYEKEWDNPDESGWGFEFTFRLVRRSAAAEPPVWPANFLQNLARYVFQSGKWFEPGHTIKANGPIAADQPDSSIQAVAFTTDPELGTIETPHGSMRFLQIVGLTMPEYRAAQGGKAIELLAELAPHLPLYVTDTERAPLVSEPKPQAQWPRWGGGLRGRA; translated from the coding sequence GTGAGTGAAGCACCCGGCTGGAATGCCATCGACGGCGCCCTGCAGCCGTTGTACGGCGATATCGAACCTTTCCATTGGGCCACCGATCACCGCTGGTCGCTCGGCGGGCCGGATCCACTCGACGGGATCAGCGCGTATACCCGCACCGACCCGGTGCCGCACTGGCACTACATCAGTTACGGCATGACCGAGCTGTACGAGAAGGAATGGGACAACCCCGACGAGTCCGGCTGGGGGTTCGAGTTCACCTTCCGGTTGGTTCGCCGGTCCGCCGCTGCCGAGCCGCCGGTGTGGCCGGCGAACTTTCTGCAAAACCTTGCGCGTTATGTCTTCCAGTCCGGCAAGTGGTTCGAGCCGGGGCACACCATCAAGGCGAACGGCCCGATCGCCGCCGACCAACCGGATTCGAGCATCCAGGCCGTCGCCTTCACCACCGACCCCGAACTCGGCACCATCGAAACTCCGCACGGCAGTATGCGATTCCTGCAGATCGTCGGGCTGACCATGCCCGAGTACCGGGCGGCGCAGGGTGGGAAAGCAATCGAACTGCTCGCGGAACTGGCACCGCACCTGCCGCTGTACGTCACCGACACCGAACGCGCGCCGTTGGTTTCCGAACCGAAACCGCAAGCGCAGTGGCCACGTTGGGGTGGCGGCTTGCGCGGACGGGCCTGA
- a CDS encoding Clp protease N-terminal domain-containing protein, producing MTLPFRLDDLIDGIKKARPDNVLDQLSDAVVAGDHLGEVADHLIGHFVDQARRAGASWTDIGASMGVTKQAAQKRFVPKGPGDPAEAAQMDPNAGFARFTTRARAVVMAAQEAARLAGNSQIGVQHVVLGLLSEPEGLAAKELLVSGLTLDAVRDAATAALPPGGDDVPPLIPFGPEAKKVLELSFREALRLGHNYIGTEHILLALLEQENGNGLLSGLGVDKAKVEAHLVELLAQIVANRS from the coding sequence ATGACCCTTCCCTTCCGCCTCGACGATCTGATCGACGGCATCAAGAAAGCCCGTCCCGACAACGTCCTCGACCAACTGTCCGACGCCGTGGTCGCGGGCGATCACCTCGGCGAGGTGGCCGATCACCTGATCGGCCACTTCGTGGACCAGGCCCGCCGTGCGGGTGCCTCCTGGACCGACATCGGCGCCAGCATGGGCGTCACCAAACAGGCCGCACAGAAGCGCTTCGTGCCGAAGGGCCCCGGCGACCCGGCCGAAGCCGCCCAGATGGATCCCAATGCGGGCTTCGCGAGATTCACGACGCGGGCCAGAGCGGTGGTGATGGCCGCGCAGGAGGCCGCGCGCCTGGCAGGCAATTCCCAGATCGGTGTCCAACATGTGGTGCTCGGCCTGCTCTCCGAACCGGAAGGGTTGGCCGCGAAAGAACTCCTCGTCAGCGGCCTCACCCTGGACGCCGTTCGTGATGCAGCCACCGCGGCACTGCCGCCGGGCGGCGACGATGTTCCCCCGCTCATTCCCTTCGGCCCGGAAGCCAAGAAGGTGCTGGAACTGTCCTTCCGTGAGGCACTTCGCTTGGGGCACAACTACATCGGTACCGAACACATCCTGCTCGCGCTGCTGGAACAGGAGAACGGCAACGGTTTGCTGAGCGGGCTCGGGGTCGACAAGGCAAAAGTCGAGGCGCATCTGGTCGAACTGCTCGCGCAGATCGTGGCCAATCGGTCATGA